Proteins encoded by one window of Marixanthomonas sp. SCSIO 43207:
- a CDS encoding outer membrane beta-barrel protein → MKKLNYILLFSFFLTFNLIQAQDEVKESKFNIIGYGGIGYGIVENDSEPNYNFNSNSGEILLNYNLNQKFGIATGIGLNKLSGNGFNSIGNFHHERSLLKIPLLFTLNSKISDDFKIFANLGFFGQSIIKDEYQFINNTQKDIYEGWNFGAQIGLGFLYEIFDNFYSGINYNGQSDFSKFETNSNVGMNDEQKMKNLNSIGVILIIEL, encoded by the coding sequence ATGAAAAAACTGAACTACATTTTATTGTTTTCTTTCTTTTTGACTTTTAATTTAATTCAAGCTCAAGACGAAGTAAAAGAATCCAAATTTAATATAATTGGATACGGTGGAATTGGATACGGAATTGTAGAAAACGATAGCGAACCAAATTATAATTTTAATAGTAACAGTGGAGAAATTCTTTTGAATTACAATCTAAATCAAAAATTTGGGATTGCAACAGGAATTGGATTAAACAAATTATCAGGTAATGGATTTAACTCAATTGGAAATTTTCACCACGAAAGAAGTTTGTTAAAAATTCCATTGTTGTTTACGTTGAATTCAAAAATATCCGATGACTTTAAAATATTTGCGAATTTAGGATTCTTCGGACAGTCCATAATCAAAGATGAATACCAATTTATAAATAATACTCAAAAAGACATTTACGAAGGCTGGAATTTTGGAGCACAAATTGGACTTGGATTTTTATACGAGATATTTGATAATTTTTATTCTGGAATAAATTATAATGGACAATCTGACTTTAGCAAATTTGAGACGAATAGTAATGTTGGAATGAATGACGAACAGAAAATGAAAAATCTGAATTCCATTGGAGTTATATTAATTATCGAGTTATAA
- a CDS encoding DNA recombination protein RmuC codes for MTTEIILLIILIILLAVNLIVTLVKKLKLDFDIEGNFNETKNSLVKFDSTLERTDKSMKDEFQRNREESNTSAKNQREELTKSLDGFKEGFDNNTKRLNDLLKERFDAFSKQQTEINQESEKRIKEVKETVENQLKEIREDNTKQLNEVRKTVDEKLQKTLNERLTQSFETVGKQLKSVQEGLGEMKNLATDVGGLKKVLSNVKMRGGIGEVQLAMLLEQILAPEQYEANVKTKKGSSATVEFAIKLPGKNDDNSVVWLPVDAKFPKDVYEKLQMAYDDGDLDKVQFAQKELDNTIKKMAKDISEKYIDPPNTTDFGIMFLPFEGIYAEVVRKAALLETLQKDYKIIVTGPTTLAAILNSLQMGFKTLAIQKRSGEVWQVLGAVKKEFENFGGMMQKAQKNIQTGLNQLDDVMGKRTRAIQRKLKNVETLDEGQAKAILPEITDNLLDLEEDNG; via the coding sequence ATGACGACAGAAATAATACTTCTCATAATACTGATAATCTTGCTTGCAGTAAATCTGATTGTGACTTTAGTTAAAAAGCTAAAACTTGATTTTGACATTGAAGGAAATTTTAATGAAACGAAAAACTCATTAGTGAAATTTGATTCAACATTGGAAAGAACCGATAAGTCAATGAAAGATGAATTTCAAAGAAATAGAGAAGAATCAAATACTTCTGCAAAAAATCAAAGGGAAGAATTGACTAAATCGCTTGATGGTTTTAAAGAAGGATTTGACAATAATACCAAACGCTTAAATGACCTATTAAAAGAGAGATTTGATGCATTTAGCAAACAACAAACCGAAATAAACCAAGAATCAGAAAAAAGAATTAAAGAGGTAAAAGAAACAGTTGAAAACCAGCTTAAAGAAATCCGAGAAGATAATACGAAACAACTTAATGAAGTCAGAAAAACAGTAGATGAGAAATTACAAAAAACATTAAATGAACGCCTAACCCAATCATTTGAAACAGTTGGTAAACAATTAAAGTCTGTTCAAGAAGGTTTGGGCGAAATGAAAAATTTGGCTACGGATGTTGGAGGATTAAAAAAAGTTCTGAGTAATGTAAAGATGCGTGGTGGTATTGGAGAGGTTCAACTTGCTATGTTATTAGAGCAAATACTTGCACCTGAACAGTATGAAGCTAATGTCAAAACAAAAAAAGGCAGTTCAGCTACTGTTGAATTTGCCATAAAATTACCAGGAAAAAATGATGACAACTCTGTAGTATGGCTTCCGGTAGATGCTAAGTTTCCAAAAGATGTTTATGAAAAACTTCAAATGGCTTATGATGATGGAGATTTAGATAAAGTTCAATTCGCACAAAAAGAATTAGACAATACAATAAAGAAAATGGCTAAAGATATTAGTGAAAAATATATTGACCCACCAAATACTACTGATTTTGGGATAATGTTTTTGCCATTCGAAGGAATTTATGCAGAAGTTGTAAGAAAAGCAGCTTTACTTGAAACATTGCAAAAGGACTATAAAATAATTGTAACTGGACCGACAACATTAGCTGCTATTTTGAATAGTTTGCAAATGGGCTTTAAGACCTTAGCAATTCAAAAGAGAAGTGGTGAAGTTTGGCAAGTTTTAGGAGCAGTCAAAAAGGAATTTGAAAACTTTGGAGGAATGATGCAAAAAGCTCAAAAAAATATCCAAACAGGATTAAATCAATTAGATGATGTTATGGGCAAAAGAACGAGAGCCATTCAAAGAAAATTAAAAAACGTTGAAACACTTGACGAGGGACAAGCGAAAGCAATCTTACCGGAAATAACAGATAATTTGTTGGACTTAGAAGAAGATAATGGATAG
- a CDS encoding ATP-dependent helicase — protein MDSVEKLKENLNEQQLKAVTETEGFVRVIAGAGSGKTKALTQRYAYIVEALGINSSNILCVTFTNKAAQEMRKRVKRLVGENSDLSYITTYHGFCVRVLREDINKIKYPKNFIIMDVEDQKTVLRQVYNELGLTSKVFTFKQVLRYISKQKTSQEYLQYILELKKKETDNEIEKVFIRYLEKQQRNFALDFDDLLNFALYIFVNNPDVLEKWQKRLHYIQVDETQDSSQKQFMLIEMLSQFHKNLFVVGDPDQTIYEWRGAKPEILVDFDKQFTDSKTIIMNQNYRSTPNILSLGNHIIKNNKIRVDKDMFTQNPEGVEVVHFHGENDYEEGLWVANEIKRLAKDENCKYSDFAILYRANHISRSIEQSLIRENIPYSVFGGIRFFERKEIKDVLAYLRLIEFEDDFSFLRVVNTPSRGLGKKFIENVAKIAEKESISLYSALQQNITQKDLSRKGAIEFIELIEKYKKSKADLIISDLVKEIMDESGLSAYYRTDGDTDRLDNIKELQNSIILLETQDEEQINLTEYLQEIALYTDMDIEDDRNDRVKLMTIHTSKGLEFPYVFLCGFTEGVLPSAMSIKERRAKAIEEERRLTYVAITRAEKAFYMTESEGFNFSTGLNKYPSRFLFEISDNYFVRKGELSQEIINEAKEQLKLDANRQLIQKKFDVGDLVNHLIWKQGKVIEVNEEKGEYQIEFVETGKTKPINFEFRGLTKIEKQTELTEEEETEKSKSDEDWNSFVENEIQIKQSEKPEIPEPKETSVEEKKDLIRKRIADLKEEKEILDKINAENIKSELIAEPKKAEKETTKKQETEEKILSPTTYKSNGGNSAKPKEKDKINLWSKLKGLWS, from the coding sequence ATGGATAGTGTTGAGAAGCTAAAAGAAAATTTGAACGAACAACAGTTGAAAGCTGTAACAGAAACCGAAGGTTTTGTTAGAGTAATCGCAGGTGCAGGTTCGGGAAAAACAAAAGCTCTAACTCAAAGATATGCCTACATAGTTGAAGCATTAGGAATTAATTCTTCAAATATCCTCTGTGTAACCTTTACCAACAAGGCAGCACAAGAAATGCGAAAAAGAGTAAAACGTTTAGTCGGAGAAAATTCAGATTTAAGTTACATAACCACTTATCACGGATTTTGTGTTCGAGTATTAAGAGAGGACATAAACAAAATCAAATACCCAAAGAACTTTATAATAATGGACGTTGAAGACCAAAAAACTGTTCTTCGACAAGTTTACAATGAATTGGGTTTAACATCAAAGGTATTTACTTTCAAACAAGTTTTAAGGTACATAAGTAAACAAAAAACTTCGCAAGAATATCTGCAATACATCCTAGAATTAAAGAAAAAAGAAACTGACAACGAAATAGAAAAAGTCTTTATTAGGTATTTAGAAAAGCAACAAAGAAATTTCGCTTTAGACTTTGACGATTTACTCAATTTTGCTCTTTACATATTTGTAAATAATCCTGACGTTCTTGAAAAGTGGCAAAAGAGATTACACTACATTCAAGTTGACGAAACTCAAGATAGTTCGCAAAAACAATTTATGTTAATTGAGATGCTTTCTCAGTTCCATAAAAATCTTTTCGTTGTTGGTGACCCAGACCAAACCATTTATGAATGGCGAGGTGCAAAACCTGAAATTTTGGTTGATTTTGACAAACAATTTACTGATTCAAAAACAATCATTATGAATCAAAATTATCGTTCAACACCAAACATTTTAAGTCTTGGTAATCATATAATTAAAAACAACAAAATTCGAGTAGACAAGGATATGTTTACTCAAAATCCCGAAGGTGTTGAAGTTGTTCACTTTCACGGAGAAAATGATTACGAAGAAGGATTATGGGTTGCAAATGAAATCAAAAGACTTGCAAAAGATGAAAACTGTAAATATTCAGATTTTGCAATATTATATAGAGCAAATCATATTTCACGTAGCATTGAACAATCGCTAATTAGAGAAAATATTCCTTATTCAGTTTTTGGCGGTATTCGATTCTTTGAGCGTAAAGAAATTAAAGATGTCTTGGCATATTTACGATTGATTGAATTTGAAGATGATTTTTCATTTTTAAGAGTTGTGAATACACCAAGTAGAGGTTTAGGTAAAAAGTTCATTGAAAATGTTGCAAAAATTGCTGAAAAAGAAAGCATTTCTCTTTATTCGGCTTTGCAACAAAATATAACGCAAAAAGATTTAAGTCGTAAAGGAGCAATTGAATTTATTGAACTTATAGAAAAGTATAAAAAATCAAAAGCAGATTTAATTATTTCAGATTTAGTAAAAGAAATAATGGACGAAAGCGGTTTATCTGCTTATTACAGAACTGACGGAGACACAGATAGATTAGATAATATCAAAGAACTTCAAAACTCAATAATTTTATTAGAAACCCAAGATGAAGAACAAATAAACCTTACTGAATATCTGCAAGAAATTGCACTTTATACAGATATGGATATTGAAGATGATAGAAATGACCGAGTTAAACTAATGACTATCCACACTTCTAAAGGTTTAGAGTTTCCTTACGTTTTTCTTTGCGGCTTCACAGAAGGTGTGTTACCGAGTGCTATGTCAATCAAAGAAAGAAGAGCAAAAGCAATTGAAGAAGAAAGACGTTTAACCTATGTTGCAATAACAAGAGCCGAAAAAGCATTTTATATGACTGAATCAGAAGGTTTCAATTTCAGCACAGGTTTAAATAAATATCCTTCTCGTTTTTTATTTGAAATAAGCGACAATTATTTTGTGCGAAAAGGAGAATTAAGTCAAGAAATCATAAATGAGGCTAAAGAACAACTTAAACTTGATGCAAACAGACAATTAATTCAAAAGAAATTTGACGTTGGAGATTTGGTAAATCACTTGATTTGGAAACAAGGAAAAGTAATTGAAGTAAACGAAGAGAAAGGAGAATATCAAATTGAGTTTGTAGAAACAGGAAAAACCAAACCAATAAATTTTGAATTTAGAGGTTTAACAAAAATCGAGAAGCAAACTGAACTTACAGAGGAAGAAGAGACTGAAAAATCAAAATCGGATGAAGATTGGAATTCGTTTGTAGAAAACGAAATTCAAATTAAACAAAGTGAGAAACCTGAAATTCCCGAACCGAAAGAAACCAGTGTAGAGGAAAAGAAAGATTTGATTAGAAAAAGAATAGCTGATTTAAAAGAAGAAAAGGAAATACTTGATAAAATAAATGCCGAAAATATTAAATCAGAACTAATAGCCGAACCAAAAAAAGCGGAAAAAGAGACGACTAAGAAACAAGAAACGGAGGAAAAAATACTAAGCCCAACAACGTATAAAAGTAATGGCGGCAATAGTGCTAAACCTAAAGAAAAAGATAAAATTAATTTATGGTCTAAACTGAAAGGTTTGTGGTCTTAA
- a CDS encoding DUF6266 family protein, giving the protein MATFNNGILGGFSGTVGTVVGTTWRGVPVMRSKPRKSTKKPSPAQLHNRLKFKMMYAFMLPIKAFLNESFDQPEEKKSRFDFAKSYFLTEAMIPTADSFIIDYPKVLISKGPIRGLLNASITAQAEQKASLQWTDNSALGLAYAEDVLSAIAYVPATQNFIFFEAAAQRHMGEVVLQFPEELQDHTLEVWATFKNKASKQYSISDYVGSITVV; this is encoded by the coding sequence ATGGCCACATTTAATAATGGTATTCTCGGTGGTTTTTCCGGTACGGTAGGTACTGTGGTAGGTACTACGTGGCGCGGTGTTCCCGTGATGCGAAGCAAACCGAGAAAATCGACCAAAAAGCCGAGTCCTGCACAACTGCACAACCGACTAAAGTTTAAAATGATGTACGCTTTTATGCTACCAATAAAAGCTTTTTTAAACGAAAGTTTTGACCAACCCGAAGAAAAGAAAAGCCGATTCGATTTCGCGAAGTCCTACTTTTTAACAGAGGCCATGATTCCCACGGCAGATAGTTTTATAATTGATTATCCAAAAGTGCTTATTAGCAAAGGTCCCATACGCGGGTTGCTAAATGCATCAATCACAGCACAAGCCGAGCAGAAAGCATCGTTACAATGGACAGACAATAGCGCACTGGGCTTGGCATATGCTGAGGATGTACTTTCGGCTATAGCTTATGTGCCCGCTACGCAAAACTTTATTTTCTTTGAAGCCGCCGCCCAACGGCATATGGGGGAAGTGGTGTTACAATTCCCCGAAGAACTGCAAGATCATACGCTAGAGGTGTGGGCAACGTTTAAAAATAAAGCATCGAAACAGTACTCCATTAGCGACTATGTAGGTAGTATAACGGTTGTATAA